One Triticum dicoccoides isolate Atlit2015 ecotype Zavitan chromosome 3B, WEW_v2.0, whole genome shotgun sequence genomic window, TTCATTGAACACCTTCATACGTAAGACTTCCTGTAAGAAGGGCCATTTGAACTTATCATACGCTTTTTCAAAATCCAGTTTAAAGACAACCCCATCTAGTTTCTTCGAATGGATTTCGTGCAATGTTTCATGTAGGACTACCACCCCTTCTAGGATTTGTCGTCCtcgcatgaaagcagtttgagttGGTTGCACAACAGAATGGGCTATCTGTGTCAACCTATTCGTGCCAACCTTTGTAAAGATCTTAGAGCTTACATTGAGAAGACATATCGGTCTAAACTGCTCAATCCAAACAGCTTTCATCttctttggcaacaatgtaattgttCCAAAATTGAGGCGAAACAAATTTAAATGGCCTTCGAACAAGTCATGGAACATATGAATAAGATCTCTCTTTATGATATGCCAGCATTTTTGATAAAATTCTGCCGGGAACCCATCCGGCCCGGGCGCCTTATTATGCTTCATTTGCGTTATAGCATCGAACACCTCTTTCTCAGTGAAAAGGGCAAACAACACCTCATTCTCTTGTAAGTTGAGTTGCGGTATGTCCCCGATCACACTCTCATCTAGAGAAACGAAACTTTCTTCGGGTGCTCCGGAAAGTTTCTTATAGTATTCGGAGATGTACAGTTTTAGGTTCTCGTGTCCTACAATTGTACCCGGAATCCAAATATACATGGCCTCACCctcaaaaaaagtaaaaaatatgcATGGGCTAATACGTTTTTTGATGTTACCTTTGACCACGAATTAGAGCAGTAATATATGCCATCCATGTTACATAAAGTATACCATCaaatcgtatgtgaaaggagtttctaaAGATATAATTTCTGCATCATACATCTCATATATTATTAATATTATTAATGGTCAAAGACAACCTTAACAAATGTATTTAACCTCTATATatttggatggagggaatacatcttTGGACGCTTCGCGTCACCATCAACTTTGCCTTGTTGAGCCCACAATACCACTTTGTACGTTGGCTAGGCAACATCTCTGTCCTCGCTCAACACCACTATGGAGTATCGACTTCACCTCACGGAACCTAACCTATAGACTGGCCGTTGGCTCGATTTTTCGTCATTGACTTTGCCTCGTTGATGCTAACCACTACCCAAGTTGCATAAAAAAAGAGAATGTTTTGATGTATATGTAACCAGATATAATATTTTTAAAAGTTAATCAATGAGCAAAAATTAAATAATTGAATATTAGGAAAAACAATGAAATGCACCGAGTAAACGAAATAGGTAAAAAGTTCTAACAACTTGTCATGTGTGAACAACAGTTGTAGAAAAAAAATGTGCAACAATATAATAATAAGTTCCCAAGAAGGCCGTTAAGAGAACAAAGTGCAACAAGTGGACATATCTGGTGCATATACCTACTTGCTAATTTATTTCCAGGTTGTTTGGTAACCTCTAACGTCTGTTTTCCAAATTGGATGCTCTGGTTGCACAACAAGAATGGCGTAGTGGATACTTTTCAGTGCAATAACATGCtgacaaaacaacaacaacaaaagtcAAGAAACTGAGTACCAAGTTGTGGTTTAGAATCCAACACCTCACACAATACTCATTCTTCCTAAAAACACACAGAAATATGCATGAATTTCCATGTAAGATTTAATGGTTGCATGCTGACTaggaaatactccctctgtaaagaaatataagatcgtttagatcactactagagGCAGTACTTAGCAAATCATTTACTTAAAACTTTTTACATAGAGGGAAGAATAATTTTTCTCTGAACAATAGTTCATACTTAGGGGAAAGTGGTGAGAATCTATTAAAGTTCTTAACTACGTGTTTGTCGATCTAGAAAAGGGAATTCTTGCAGAAGTGTTGCAAAGGTGTTGTTGTTCCAAGAATGATGGATGgggaatactccctctgttcaagaTTATTGGGCATGCACATTCTTCTAGGCCCTCAATTTGACTAaccaaatatgtgttatatgtgacCAAAAGTATATGTTTAAAAACTTTATTCGTGTAACACATATTTGATGACATATAGCACATATTCGGTTAGTCAAATTGATGACCTAAAAGCGCACTCAAGTTTTATAGACCCTGATGGAGGGAGTACTCAAATTGCTTGGAAGAAAGAAGCAAGAGACCATAACTAATGAAGGGTCATATGTTCCTACTTGCTCCATGCCAAAATAGAACACAATTATACTTCAAAAGAGAAAATGTACTAATGAACAATGATATAGGCACAACATTTCATCGGTAAGAAGTATATGTTGTATTCATGTTCTTGTGATGATCAACTAATGGTTTCAGTTGAATGCAAGTAGCCCCACATTCCATATCTCCGTTTTTTAGTCATTATGGAACAGGCCTACTGAGTTGTAGCCACAAAGTAGAAATTTCAGCAAAGACACCACAAAACTTTACGTTGCTTGATCCCCCCACCAAAATTATGACAACATGCTGTTTGTTCTAAAGGAGATATAGCTTTGCGGGTAGAAGTTGGAAAATGAAATATTTCCTGTGACATGATTTGTGAAAGCCCAGTAACTGGCGGTGAGACAATAAGACTAAAAATAAATCAATTTGCTATCCAAGATTAAAATTCCAGATTGCACTCTAATGCGCTAAAAATATATCAGTGGTAACTTGATTTGAGCCTTTATACTACTGCACTATTGTAGAATACTTACTTAAGTGTTTGACACTTTGTCCAAACTGTTCTTGCAAACTACATTGTCTTCAATGCTGGAGAATATTGTTTTTTAGTACTTCCTGAACACTATTTTTTAAACTAGATGTTATATTTACATACTGATTCAATACCACATTTACAAATGAAATAGATTGCATGGACATGATGAGCAAATCTCTCTTCCTGGTTGGTGAAATTGGGGGCAATGATTACAACCTACCTCTTTTCTATGGGGTGCCCTTTGAGAAGATTCACACCTTCACACCAAGTATCATTGCCAAAATCTCTTCTACTATCGCCGTGAGTCATTCTGAACTATTTGTGCTATTGTTATCGTTATCGCCGGTGCTACTATTGATTCCCGACTCGAGAAATGGTGCAGACGTACATAGATAATAATGCACAATGAATTGAGTTTGCAGGAACTGGTTGAGCTAGGTGCCAAAACGTTGCTAGTTCCTGGCAACCTTCCAATTGGGTGCATCCCAGCCTACCTCACGGCATACATGAGTGACAAGATGGAAGATTATGAACCAGAGACGGGTTGCATCCGTTGGATGAATGAGTTCTCACAGTACCACAACAAACTTCTTGTGGATGAGTTGGAAAATCTGCGAAAGCTTCATCCTGGAGTGGTGATTATCTATGCTGATTACTATGGAGCTGCCATGGAGATCTTCTCTTCTCCCGAACAATTTGGTGAGTTCAAAGCCTTCTATTTTTATTACTATGAGAACACTTcgtatgacaaaaaaaaattctTGCCAACTAACATGCGAGTCTCTAATGTCTTTTCAAAGAGAACATATTCCACATGTATCCATATGTTACCTCTTCGATTGACCATTTAACAAGCTAGTTGGCAAAGTTGACAAAATTCTTTATAGTTCCTAGAAAAACATACAGACCCATCAAGTGTAACATTTTTTTCTTTAACCCCCATTCCGCATTGCATTAAATATTGTTCAGGCATAGAGGATCCTTTGATGGCTTGTTGCGGTGGAGGAGGGCCATATGGTGTGTCCGCAACTGCAGGATGTGGGCATGGAGACTACAAGGTATGCGATGACCCACAAAAATATGCATCATGGGATGGCTTCCATCCCACAGAAGCTACATACAAAGGCATTGCCAATGGCCTTTTAAGAGGTTCATATACTCAGCCTCCAATTTCCACCACCAGTTCATGTCCACAAACTACTGAGCTTGCTTCTTCCCTTGAATACAAGGTCCTTTATGACATGTAATTCTATAACTACGTATGGTTTAAATATGATGAGTTTTTTGCGGGTGAAATATGACGATTCTATATTATGAAAATTTGGCTAATGGTAAGATGTAGCCATGCCAAAAGGTTCTAGTCCATCAGATTACAATGAGCACATACACACATTTTACTCACACGACACACAACCTACAAATCTATTTGTGAATTACTAAATGATTTTTCAAGAAGATAAAGCGGGTGTATAATTTTCATTTTGTATTTGCTGGATGCATATGTTTTGTTCATGTATGTGGTAAtagaaaatgatttataaattgcaCAAAGCTCTCCATCCAACTTCAGTCTAGTTGAAGTACCAAAGGCCCGACCCACCGTACCTACATCGAAATAGTTGCtccatcattgttactactagaccaTGATAGCACGCTTTGTTGCTCCATCCATTTTTAATAGAATGATAAGAATGTTTGCAAATATGACATTGCACAAGAAGTTAGTTTACATATCAGTTGGTATGAAGAAGGGATTTGAATATATTTGCAGCAAATTAGTGCCTTATCATCAAGTACAAGTGCAAAATAAATCGTAAATGAATGTCTAAAGCATAAGTCTCTAAAAAAAtagacttccatgatgatacatgtttgtcacagtaggtcgcttttttgtcatgcatgtacatccatgacaactttatgacagaatcaagatagtcatacttgtgctgtcatagaagtgtttcatgacaataccaaaattatcatcacggaagtgtccacttccatgacgataaatggtgcgtcatagaagtgcttttgtcaagggtaaccgacacgtgacatccaccataacaggttgccgttaagctatcgggttccggtttggatgcgATAACCCGTTAACTgtctggaccaatggggattttcacgtgtaaaattctcatttgcCGTagcaaccacgtgtcagctccgcattgAGATATATGTCAACCGCGCAATGGATAGGATGCGCCTATGTACATAGACACGTGGCTAGGCCCAATAACGGCCCATTCAGGTCAAAAGGTTGCCCCGTTTCACTTGGTCAAAAGGAagcgggctggcccacggaaaccctgttaacggcccgttcacatatagcccatttacagcccgctaactcacaaCCCGtcatggcctatccgaattaggctcaGTAAcatcatttgggccgtccaatatgattccggcccatgtatggcccatgatgtctttcgacccatatgaggccctttataactctgggcccattaaaggcccgtggtgaaactggtccgtcatgaacagtgtatcgctttatgcccattaacggcccattattccactgggacgtttccagcccgtgttacctttcAACCTTCTAAggccccatttattcttgggctgatTTCCAACATTCAGTTACTTATGGTCCGTTACTCTTCTGTGCTGCTTGTGGGTCAAATTCAGCCCGtgcttacagtcggcccatttgtggcccgtacccgttgggctgtttccaaagcatcatcaaatacaacccattaacgacccgttatgtctGTCGATAGAATTAATCCCGTTATACATATCGGTCTATTAACGCCCAGTTATGGTCTGGCCATAAAcatacgatttccactctagccctttTACGACCCATATTGCTAACCGTTATTGGTCCAtaaatagtacggcccatgtttggccaatcgatcatacgacccgtagaaggcccaatgattctacgacccgtagaaggaccatggatcctacggcccgtaggagtcCCATGGTCACTACGGCAGGTAGCAGGACATGGTTATAACGGTCAGTATGTTGCCCATGGTTACTGTGGCCTGGTTTAAAAAAACATTTGGTGCTAAAATGCAGTGACTACaaccaaacaaataaacaagataataatgaaataaataagcaagcaaattacgctaggctattacggctgttacacatattacatccactgggtatcaaagttcgccaccagtgcaaatatagggaacaaagcagcatattacatacactgggtcTAAATTGGCCacaagtgcaaataaacgcggcaacaaaacaagtccagaactgaaaccactttagaagcgcTCAAGAAATGATATCCTGGATACCCACCATGCTGGCgagaagcttagcaagcttattacttttctcttgtttggtgctaaaatcctccaacgcttgctattgcaccagaaagtatccatctgaattctgtagggacttcctcagtccttcggcttcttgtcgcagcacatctgattgatgcatttcagcttgtagctgagactaaagaagccgaagtgattcaggcagcgagttcgaagagcttgtgcgagtggtagtggccagtaactcgaacactacatcaacacatGACTTTAGGGTTGTCTCACTGCctacaagatagtttttatcaactttcttggataccaacagggttgtctcactatcttgaaccttatctgcattactttctcttccattgcataatggggtgctcttctccaatattctattcgcattctacaagagaaacaagtagacacatcaacGGTTTatcatgtagtatatgaaactcattttggtaaaccggttcagtagtaaggtggacaggaaacaacatgaaacaaacatatatctatgtactatggtcactatattgtcaatatcattctagtttatgttggtaaatcaagatagagacacagttcaaatcatatcttttTAGGACACAGCAGCAGACATAATATAAGTGCGGGAAACTACACAACACTaataacacttgtaatgtgcatgacatgagaacataactatttacacaactgaaactgaaatcaacatagagcgagAAGTTAGAACAACGATGCAGTTAAAGAAACAAgtgtaaaacatacctgttgcgccattggagtttcaattggatccttcaaattcgaaattagttggtatgagtaaatatagtgatgcaagagcaaaggagtatgcacCATAGCTATGGAATCTAACATGAGAACAATtgccttctgctttaaacgtggagtttgggtttgctgtggtggtcttcgtgttttcggcactgcagttgccttacaaactgctcgtgtgggggtactctgtggtggacatggtgctgtgtcaactagaagtgggttactatctggtgaggttggggttagatggggtgtagctggttctctgtccaacggtGTAGGTgtacaatctggaagagtctcgattatgtgtggtggggctagttcgtgggccagtacaaccatggttctatctacatctacgggtactgatacgtctccaacatatctataatttttgattgttccatgctattatattacctgttttggatgttttatatgcattaatatgctattttatattatttttgggactgacctattaacctagagcccaatgccagtttctattttgttgttgtttttgagcttcgcagaaaaggaatactaaatggagtccaaacggaataaaacttcacgatggtttttcttggaccagaagacacccaggagacttggagtgcaagtcagaagatccacgaggcagcgacaagggtggagggctcgcccaggggggagggcgcgccccctaccttgtgggccccttgttgaccccctgacctagatcttcctcctatatatttgcaaatattaccaa contains:
- the LOC119276403 gene encoding GDSL esterase/lipase At1g28600-like; translated protein: MPSSASMTAMVAALLLLAAAAAQAREDPACYPRVFSFGDSLADTGNLLYLYGNDSYEAATRLPYGETYFHKATGRSSNGRLIIDFIAEALGLPFVPPYMSGRSAEDFTGGANFAVGGATALSPDFFWENGVPAFRADTVHLDMEMAWFRDLLGLLCPGGVADCMDMMSKSLFLVGEIGGNDYNLPLFYGVPFEKIHTFTPSIIAKISSTIAELVELGAKTLLVPGNLPIGCIPAYLTAYMSDKMEDYEPETGCIRWMNEFSQYHNKLLVDELENLRKLHPGVVIIYADYYGAAMEIFSSPEQFGIEDPLMACCGGGGPYGVSATAGCGHGDYKVCDDPQKYASWDGFHPTEATYKGIANGLLRGSYTQPPISTTSSCPQTTELASSLEYKVLYDM